Proteins from a genomic interval of candidate division WOR-3 bacterium:
- a CDS encoding 50S ribosomal protein L25: MAYVIKASPRSETGKGPVRRLRRNGSVPAVMYGHGDPSTLLTLNSHDFNRLLENLRGHSPVVELDVDGRSERCVIKTIQRNPIDGSLLHVDFQKVHPTEKITINVPVIVRGTAEGVKSGGMLDHLLREIPVRATIDRIPEHFDIDVTRLGLGQSVHVSDLAAEGLEFDVPLDTAVVTVLVPRKLAAAQIEAEAAAAAAPAEGAAVAEESKEPEVIKQKVKEEEPAEEAKEGKKPEKTEKKEKK; the protein is encoded by the coding sequence ATGGCATACGTAATTAAAGCGAGTCCGAGAAGTGAGACCGGTAAGGGCCCGGTGCGCCGGCTGCGCCGGAACGGGTCGGTGCCGGCAGTGATGTACGGTCACGGTGACCCTTCGACCCTCTTGACTCTCAACTCCCACGACTTCAACCGGCTGCTTGAGAATCTACGCGGGCACAGCCCGGTCGTTGAGCTTGACGTTGACGGTCGTTCCGAGCGGTGCGTCATCAAGACAATCCAGCGTAATCCGATTGATGGCTCATTGCTGCATGTTGACTTTCAGAAGGTTCACCCGACCGAGAAGATAACCATCAATGTGCCGGTGATTGTACGCGGTACGGCCGAGGGCGTGAAGTCGGGCGGCATGCTCGACCACCTGTTGCGCGAGATTCCAGTCCGTGCGACAATTGACCGGATTCCTGAGCACTTTGACATTGATGTGACCCGGCTGGGCTTGGGGCAGAGCGTGCACGTTTCCGACCTTGCGGCCGAGGGCCTGGAGTTCGACGTTCCGCTTGACACCGCAGTTGTGACTGTGCTTGTGCCACGCAAGCTGGCTGCAGCTCAGATTGAGGCCGAGGCCGCGGCAGCAGCCGCACCGGCCGAGGGCGCGGCAGTGGCTGAGGAATCCAAAGAGCCGGAAGTAATCAAGCAGAAGGTCAAGGAAGAGGAGCCGGCTGAGGAAGCGAAGGAAGGCAAGAAACCGGAAAAGACCGAGAAGAAAGAGAAGAAGTAA
- a CDS encoding ribose-phosphate pyrophosphokinase — MEPQLKVFCGRSNRPLAEKICRRLDIPLGAAEVRDFADGEIRINICESVRGSDVFVIQSTHPPAEHLLELLLMLDALKRASAERVTAVIPYFGYARQDRKDEPRVPLSAKLIANLIVRAGADRILTMELHAEQIQGFFDIPVDHLYSVPIFIDYFARTDKENLVVVAPDAGRANRARGFARRLGTDIPIAIIDKRRAAPNEAEVMNLVGQVAGLHALIYDDMIDTGNTLVGAADALIHHGARTVMAVATHGVLSGTAVSRIAESRISQVIITDTIELRPEQQNKKLEVLSVAPLLAEAILRIHRGDSVSSLFV, encoded by the coding sequence ATGGAGCCACAACTGAAGGTGTTTTGTGGCCGGTCCAACCGGCCGCTGGCAGAGAAAATCTGCCGCCGGCTCGATATACCGCTCGGCGCGGCCGAGGTGCGCGACTTCGCTGACGGCGAAATCCGAATCAACATCTGCGAGAGCGTGCGGGGCTCGGATGTCTTCGTCATCCAGTCGACTCACCCGCCAGCCGAGCATCTGCTCGAACTGCTCCTGATGCTTGACGCGCTCAAACGGGCCTCAGCCGAACGAGTTACCGCGGTCATACCCTACTTCGGCTATGCCCGACAGGACCGAAAGGATGAACCGCGTGTGCCGCTGTCGGCCAAGCTTATTGCTAATCTCATTGTCCGTGCCGGCGCCGACCGCATACTGACCATGGAACTCCATGCCGAGCAGATTCAGGGTTTCTTCGATATCCCGGTGGACCATCTCTACTCCGTGCCCATTTTTATTGACTACTTTGCCCGGACCGACAAAGAGAATCTCGTTGTTGTTGCGCCGGATGCAGGTCGGGCCAATCGGGCCCGGGGCTTTGCCCGGCGGCTTGGCACCGACATCCCGATCGCAATCATTGATAAGCGACGGGCTGCGCCGAACGAAGCTGAGGTGATGAACTTGGTTGGTCAGGTCGCAGGACTCCACGCACTTATCTACGACGACATGATTGACACCGGTAATACACTAGTCGGTGCAGCCGATGCGCTTATCCATCACGGTGCGAGGACAGTAATGGCGGTGGCGACCCACGGAGTGCTTTCCGGTACCGCGGTTAGCCGCATTGCCGAATCCCGGATCAGCCAGGTCATTATCACCGATACGATTGAACTCAGGCCCGAACAGCAGAACAAGAAGCTCGAAGTACTTTCAGTCGCACCGTTGCTGGCCGAAGCAATTCTGCGTATCCATCGCGGTGATTCGGTCAGCTCGCTGTTTGTCTAA